The Streptococcus sanguinis genomic sequence GGAAGATATCAAGGCTATTCGCAGTCTGAATAAGGGAGTAATGGCAGCTAAGCAGACCATGGCTAATATGATGGGTATGCCAGCTTCTACCAGCGGGGGGCTAGAAGACTACACTCGTGATCTGACGGAGCTGGCTAGAGATGGCCGATTGGAGCCCGTCATTGGCCGTGATCAGGAAATTTCACGGATAGTTCAGATTCTTAGTCGCAAGACTAAAAATAATCCAGTGCTGGTTGGAGATGCTGGGGTTGGTAAGACGGCTCTGGCCTTAGGATTGGCCCAACGTGTAGCGGCCGGTCAGGTTCCTGCTGAACTTGCCAAGATGCGGGTTTTGGAGCTGGACTTGATGAATGTAGTCGCTGGCACTCGCTTTCGCGGAGATTTCGAGGAGCGGATGAACAACATCATCAATGACATTGAAGAAGATGGTCATGTCATTCTCTTCATCGATGAGCTGCATACCATCATGGGCTCTGGCAGCGGTATTGACTCGACCTTGGATGCGGCCAATATCCTGAAACCGGCTCTGGCTCGCGGCACTCTGCGGACAGTTGGCGCCACGACGCAGGAAGAGTATCAGAAACATATTGAAAAAGATGCGGCTCTTTCCCGGCGTTTTGCCAAGGTCAGCATAGAAGAGCCAAATGTGGCTGACAGCATTGCTATTTTACAAGGTCTGAGAAAGAGCTATGAGGACCATCATAAGGTACAGATTAGTGATCAGGCTATTGAGACGGCGGTGAAATACGCCCATCGCTATCTGACTAGCAAGCATCTGCCTGACTCTGCTATTGATCTTTTAGATGAGGCTAGTGCGACAGTCCAGAACAGAGGACCGCAGAATTACGAGCAGTCGGATTTGACGCCAGTGGATCAAGCCTTGATGGCAGCGGATTTTAAAAAGGTTTCACAACTGCTTGAGCAAGAGCAGCAACCTAAGCTCTATAAACTGAAAGTGGAAGAAGACGATGTTTTGGCTACTCTGAGTGGCTTGTCTGGTATTCCAGTGCAGAAGCTGACTCAGACAGATGCGAAGAAATACCTCAATTTGGAAACAGAACTGCATAAACGCGTGATTGGGCAGGACGAGGCGATTTCAGCTATCAGCCGAGCTATCCGACGGAACCAGTCTGGTATCCGCAGTAGCAAGCGGCCGATCGGATCTTTTATGTTCCTAGGTCCGACAGGAGTCGGGAAGACAGAGCTAGCCAAAGCTTTGGCCGAAAGTCTCTTTGATGACGAATCTGCTCTCATCCGCTTTGATATGAGTGAGTACATGGAGAAATTCGCGGCTAGCCGCCTCAACGGAGCGCCTCCAGGCTATGTAGGCTATGAAGAAGGAGGGGAGTTGACGGAGAAGGTACGCAACCGACCTTATTCTGTCCTGCTCTTTGACGAGGTGGAAAAGGCGCACCCGGATATTTTCAATGTTCTCCTGCAGGTCTTGGATGATGGTCAGTTGACTGACAGCAAGGGCCGCAAGGTGGACTTCTCCAACACGATTATTATCATGACCAGCAATCTGGGGGCAACTAGTTTGCGGGATGATAAGACGGTGGGCTTTGGAGCGCGGGATATTCGCTTGGACCATGCCAATATGGAAAAACGGATGCTGGAAGAGCTTAAGAAAGCTTATCGACCAGAGTTTATCAACCGTATCGACGAAAAGGTAGTTTTCCACAGCTTATCTGCAGAAGATATGCAGGAAGTGGTCAAGGTTATGGTCAAACCGCTCATTGCCAGTCTTGCTGAGAAGGGAATTGAGCTGAAGTTCCAGGCTAGTGCCCTTAAGCTGCTGGCTCAGGAAGGCTACGATGTGGAAATGGGGGCACGGCCATTGCGCCGCACTCTGCAGACTCAGGTGGAGGACAAGCTGTCTGAGCTACTCTTGACAGGAGATTTGACAACGGGTCAAACTCTTAAGGTCGGAGTCAAAGCTGGCCAACTCAAGTTCGAAGTGTCCTAGAAAGCGAAACCTTGCAATGGAAAGTTGAGTGCTTTCGGTTAATCCTTAATAGAAAGCATACCTATAGATACCGAACAGTTATTTCATCATTCAATGAAACTGGGAATTGAAGGATTGGAGGCTGATATGTCGTTTTTTAAAGACTTGTTTGCTGGCAAGAAAGCTAGAGTAAAAACACCAGAAGAGCGCAAGGCGGCCAGTATCCAGCGCTTGAAAAAGGAGGGGATTCCTTACATTGAGCATTTGCCAGTCATCGAAAGTGCTGAGCAAGTAAGGCCGCGCTCGTTAGAAGAAATTGCGCGTCGGGCTATTAGCAGCCTCTTGATTATTCAGGCGGCCTTGGATATCGAAAATAATAATTATTAATGAGGAGAGTCGCCAGTGGCTGCAGGATAAACTGCAGCAATACGGGGTGCAGGAAGAGTTGACGCCCAAAGAAAGGGCAGTCTTGGAAGATCGTGCCGACTCGGCAGCTATTATTAATATGGTTTGGAAATATGAGGCCTATTGGTCCCTGATTTGGTACTTGGGTCTAGTAGATACTTTACCGTTTCCAGATAAGATTTGTGATTGTGATGCTGCTATTGACGCAGTCGCTAGTGCGGTTGACTTTCAGGAATTTCTGAGCAAATGCCAACCGCGCAGCTTAGAAGAGTTACTGGATGAGGATGATTTGATTTATCGTTATCACTGGGCCTGTGTCGATGCTCGGATTCATAACCAGCCAGCACCGGCAGGCCTTGATGAAAGTGTTGTTCAGGAGAGGCGGTCTGGTCTTGACTGGCTACTGGGGCTGAATACGGCCCAGGACTGGGATGCTGTTGAGCTGCATACCTAGTCCAAATTCTCTTGCTTCACTTAATTAGAAAAGGAGGTACCTTTGTCCGCTCGTAAAATGGCTAAAATTGCCATCCTATCGGCTCTATGTGTGGCCTTTCGCTATGCATTTTCCTTTTTGCCCAATGTGCAGCCTATCTCAGCTATCTTTTTTCTGATCGTTATCTTTGAGGATTTGCAGACTTCACTCCTAGTGATGGCTGTGACGATGTTTACATCAGCCTTTCTTTTGGGAATGAGTCCAATCGTCCTCTTTCAGTTGCTGTCCTTTGGACTGATTCTTTGCCTTTGGCGGCTGCTCTATCCCCGGTTAAATCTAGTGGG encodes the following:
- a CDS encoding ECF transporter S component — protein: MSARKMAKIAILSALCVAFRYAFSFLPNVQPISAIFFLIVIFEDLQTSLLVMAVTMFTSAFLLGMSPIVLFQLLSFGLILCLWRLLYPRLNLVGQGITAALLSFGYGIAIDTLTALLYNYHWWSYAIINALTFNIAHGLSTLFFYPLLYPILRRIYNEKNL
- a CDS encoding ATP-dependent Clp protease ATP-binding subunit; translated protein: MKYSKALIESLEAAQLLAGHFTTDYLESWHLLIALANNPYSVAGSVLNEFPVEVDGFEEAAFQITGQAYQKDGHFELLPFSYRLEELFEEAGQIAEAVRAKHVGTEHVLLAMLFDRGTLASRILEFTGFSYEDKEQGPKISDLRKILEQRAGWGKEDIKAIRSLNKGVMAAKQTMANMMGMPASTSGGLEDYTRDLTELARDGRLEPVIGRDQEISRIVQILSRKTKNNPVLVGDAGVGKTALALGLAQRVAAGQVPAELAKMRVLELDLMNVVAGTRFRGDFEERMNNIINDIEEDGHVILFIDELHTIMGSGSGIDSTLDAANILKPALARGTLRTVGATTQEEYQKHIEKDAALSRRFAKVSIEEPNVADSIAILQGLRKSYEDHHKVQISDQAIETAVKYAHRYLTSKHLPDSAIDLLDEASATVQNRGPQNYEQSDLTPVDQALMAADFKKVSQLLEQEQQPKLYKLKVEEDDVLATLSGLSGIPVQKLTQTDAKKYLNLETELHKRVIGQDEAISAISRAIRRNQSGIRSSKRPIGSFMFLGPTGVGKTELAKALAESLFDDESALIRFDMSEYMEKFAASRLNGAPPGYVGYEEGGELTEKVRNRPYSVLLFDEVEKAHPDIFNVLLQVLDDGQLTDSKGRKVDFSNTIIIMTSNLGATSLRDDKTVGFGARDIRLDHANMEKRMLEELKKAYRPEFINRIDEKVVFHSLSAEDMQEVVKVMVKPLIASLAEKGIELKFQASALKLLAQEGYDVEMGARPLRRTLQTQVEDKLSELLLTGDLTTGQTLKVGVKAGQLKFEVS